One window of the Choristoneura fumiferana chromosome 18, NRCan_CFum_1, whole genome shotgun sequence genome contains the following:
- the LOC141437844 gene encoding uncharacterized protein, with protein sequence MWQNTTITVIVFAASTFASAKCFYIRDELMEPIDIARVENNNNHDVGHDIHKRNKREVLELAEGRIAQPVGVRSRDQTVIIVPNTYSGTTAYRNVPYSPYDSSRGTSVVVGQAPGYSNLPRSVEILPANPMVI encoded by the exons ATGTGGCAGAATACGACAATAACCGTAATAGTATTTGCGGCTTCGACGTTTGCAAGCGCAAAGTGTTTCTACATTAGAGATGAGCTCATGGAACCAATCGATATTGCCAGAGTTGAG aataataataatcacgACGTGGGACACGACATTCATAAGCGTAATAAGAGAGAAGTTTTAGAACTAG CAGAAGGAAGAATCGCTCAACCGGTGGGAGTTCGATCGAGAGACCAAACAGTGATAATTGTTCCTAATACGTATAGTG GTACAACTGCATACAGGAACGTGCCATATTCTCCCTATGATTCCAGCAGAGGCACTTCGGTGGTCGTCGGCCAAGCACCAG GATACAGTAATCTACCCAGGAGTGTCGAAATATTGCCAGCAAACCCAATGGTAATATGA
- the LOC141437881 gene encoding uncharacterized protein codes for MKLLTVFVACISVYYVNGYRIFPLPGQSAAVNPKFGRIDTRPLSSVQSVTATKVAPFLSALPPLPSTSYKTSRVPEEPNASSPTTPKALLSSYQTTKAPEVLIAPTPSTISSYASTSRETKPSSSVQNLQSPSRTVAVVNPLATDLLPPQGSSIPTTKPEPLSPIKPEIEAPSKDLLPPKLS; via the exons atgaaGCTTTTAACAGTGTTTGTGGCGTGCATTTCAGTGTATTATGTGAATGGATATAGAATATTTCCGCTGCCTGGGCAAAGTGCAGCAGTGAATCCTAAATTTGGAAGAATAGATACACGTCCATTGAGTAGTGTTCAGTCGGTTACAGCGACTAAAGTAGCACCATTTTTGTCTGCACTTCCTCCACTGCCATCTACATCGTATAAGACCTCGAGAGTTCCGGAAGAACCAAATGCTTCTTCTCCAACGACACCGAAGGCcttattatcatcatatcagacaACAAAAGCTCCAGAAGTACTGATTGCTCCAACGCCGTCAACTATAAGCAGCTACGCATCGACTTCGAGAGAGACAAAGCCATCCAGTTCAGTTCAGAACCTTCAATCGCCATCAAGAACTGTTGCCGTAGTGAACCCACTGGCTACTGACTTGTTACCACCACAAGGG AGCTCCATACCTACGACAAAACCTGAGCCCTTGAGCCCGATCAAACCAGAAATAGAGGCTCCGTCTAAAGATTTGCTACCTCCGAAG TTGAGCTAA